In Leptolyngbya sp. O-77, the genomic window AAACGCCTCAAAAACGCTGTCCAAGAATTAGCCGTCTTGCATAGCAGCAAAGTTGTGCTTCAACGTAGGGACTGGACCTGCCTTCAGACTGAATCAACCTAGCAGCGGATCGCTTTCAGAATTGGTATCCTTGAGTGCTGAAAGAAGGGGAAATTGGGCGATCGCCCGCAGTTTCTGCCTGAATTCTTGACCTGCATTCTCGATTAACTCGATTGGGAATATATCGTTGACCCCGCCCGCCGTAGGAGGCTGAACTGGATGCGTTCCCAGAGCAGGGGTTGGGGTCAGCGCTGGATGAACTTAAGATAAGCATGGGATGAGCATGGAGTTCAGCATTCAGCGCAGCCAAGATTTCCCGTTTCAGACTAGGATAGTGGCAGAACAATCTAGAACAATCCCCCGCTTGTTTTAAGCGAAGCAACCGGTAGACGAAATCAAACCGACAAAGTCAAATAGACGAAATCAAGCAGACGAAATCCATCTGTTTGTTTCTTCTAGACCCCCTTGTCAAAATTGGGCAGCCAGTCGCTCGCAGCTTCCGTTTCACAATGCCCGTTTAGTCTGGCAACGGGCTGGCGACCATTCCCCGCTTACTCGCAACCCACAGCCCATGCGCGTTCAATTCAAGATTCTTCGGCAACATGAAAAATTGGCTCCCTACACGGCCACCTACGAGCTAGAGGTAGACCCCGGCAATACGATCCTGGACTGCCTGAACCGCATTAAGTGGGAGCAGGACGGGGGGCTTGCCTTCCGCAAAAACTGTCGAAATACGATCTGTGGCAGTTGCTCAATGCGGATTAATGGACGCTCGGCGCTGGCCTGTAAAGAAAGCGTCGGCAGCGAGATGGCGCGGCTGCAAGCGATTGCCGCAATGGGCGATCGCCCCGCTGAGCAAAATGGTCATAGCGGCAAGGCGATTTCTGTGGCGGCATCCGCAGAGGCAGGGGCAGATGCCGCATTACACGAAGTCCCCACTTTCTTCATCGCGCCGATGGGCAATATGCCGGTGATTAAGGATCTCGTCGTGGACATGCAGAGCTTTTGGGACGGGCTGGAGGCAGTCGATCCCTATGTCAGCACGGCGGGACGACAGGTGCCCGAACGCGAGTTTTTGCAAACCCCAGAGGAGCGCGATCGCCTGAATCAAACAGGAAACTGTATTCTCTGCGGCGCGTGCTATTCCGAATGCAATGCCCGTGAGGTCAACCCAGACTTTGTAGGGCCCCACGCCCTAGCCAAGGCCTATCGCATGGTGGCCGACTCTCGCGATGCCCAAACCGAAGCCCGGCTAGAGGACTACAACCAGCCCGAATCTGGCGTGTGGGCCTGCACCCGCTGCTATTACTGCAATTCCGTCTGCCCGATGGAGGTTGCGCCGCTGGATCAGATCAGCAAGATTAAGCAGGAAATTCTCGACCGCAAGGATGCTAGCACCAGCCGATCGGTGCGCCATCGCAAGGTGCTTGTGGAGTTGGTGAAACAGGGCGGCTGGATCGATGAACGGCGCTTTGGACTGGCGGTAGTCGGCAATTCGTTCCGCGATTTGCAAGGGCTGGTCAGCCTTGGCCCGCTGGGTCTGCGGATGCTGGTGCGGGGCAAATTGCCGCTGCGGTTCGAGCCGTCGGAGGGTACGGGCGAAGTGCGATCGCTCATCGAAGCAGTTCAGGCCGTCGAGTCTGCCTCTACACCCAGTCGCCCGCCTCAACTCTGAGCCTGCCACTCGTTCTATTCTTGAACCATTTCTCTTGTTTTGAATTCGCTATGACAACTGAAACCCCCAAGCCCAATCCACCCGCACTCGACCCAGTACCACAGCCAGAGCCAGCGTTTGGCTGGACGCGCTATGCCGAGCAAATCAACGGCCGCTTTGCCATGATTGGCTTTGTGGCGCTGCTGCTGCTGGAGCTATTTACCCGGCAAGACTTTTTTACGTGGATTGGGCTGCGCTGATCCCTAGGGCGAATCCTTAGCGAACCGTCAGCACGTAGCGTCCGCGCCCGTTGCGATCGTAAGCATTGGCAATGATGCGATAGGTGCCCGTGCGCGGCAGCGTTACCGTCAGCCGAGAGTTTGTGCTGGTTGGAGATTCGTCATCGTTTTGCCCGACGACTCGGCCGTTGGCATCTAGCAGGATCAGGTACGTGTCAAACTCAATGCTCTCCATCGTGATGGTCACGGTTTGTCCGGCTCGTCCATCCAGTGCATATTCCTGATACAGGCTATTGTCTTCTGCCCAAACCAGCGAGTTGGGGCCCAGGGAACCCTCAACCTGAAGCAGGACACGGGTATTGGGACTGGGGGGCGTGGTGGCGGTGCCTGAGCCAGCGCCGGTGATCGCACTGAGGCGATAGCGACCCGTTTCCCCGGCTTCAAAGGTGTTCGCCAGGATGGTGTATAGCCCCGTTTCCGGCAGGACAGCGGTTAACCGAGCGTTGCGATCGCCCGCGCTGTCATTATCTTGAGCTAGGTCGCTGCCATCAGGGCGCAGCAAAATCAAATACGGATTCACCTCGCGGCTCGTCATTTCAATCGTCACTTCCTGCCCCGCCTGTCCTTGAAACGTGTAGGCGTTGAAGAAGCTGCCGTCGGAAGACAACACACCGCTGCTCGATGACAAGACCCCCTGAACCGGAGCGCCATTCAGCGTAATCCGTCGGGCGTTTGGTCCGCCGCCCAGTTGGGGAGCCTGCTGCGCGGTGCGGGGGGCCCGACCTTCCCGCACGGCCACCAAAAACGGCTGCACCCGATCCATCGAGATTGCGAATCCGATGCCCGTATTGCCCGATGTGCCTCGTGGCGAAAAAATTGCCGAGTTGACTCCAATCATTTGCCCTTGGCTGTTGAGCAAGGGCCCACCAGAGTTGCCAGGATTAATCGCGGCATCCGTCTGAATTAGTCCCCGATTTGTATCCAAACGGCTGACGATGCCCGTTGTAAAGGTGCCCTGAAACTGCCCAAAAGGGGTGCCAATCGCAAAGGCCCGCTGCCCGACTTCTACAGAACCGGGGTTGGCTAGGGGAACCGTCGGCAGATTTTGCGCCCGCACGCGCACTGCCGCCAAATCCAGCCCGCCCTCTGCAAAGGCAATCACTTCTCCATCGAGCCGCCGCCCGTCTGCCAAAATCACGCGCACCTGCCGAGCATTGCTGACCACATGGGCATTCGTGAGAATCAACCCGTCTGGGCTAATGATGCTGCCGCTGCCCGTGCTAGTCTGCGTCTGGATGGAGACGACCGCAGGGCTAGCCTGTCGATAGACCCGGACGTTGACTTCTTCGATGTCTTGCGCCTGGGCTACCCCGCGAGCGCCCAATCTAGTGGGAGCGGGAACGATTACATCAGCCAGCAAGACGCTACCCAAGGTGCCGAAGGCGAGCAGACCGGAGGTGACTTGGCGCAACAAGAAATAGCTCATGGTGAGGAGAGGAAATGCAGTGCAAAAGCAGACAGTGTTTTAAGCCGTTTCAAGCAGTGGTGAAGACCATTCGGCGTGAAGACCGATGGCAGGAACCATCCCGGCTATCAGCGCGGTGCGTCAATGACGCTGCGTGAGGGGACAAATCTGAACAGGGGTCTGGCGACTCAAGATCTGGTGACTTAGAATTTGGCAACTCAGAATTTGGCGATCGCCCTTGCCAGGGTTCTACTGGCTATGGTTCCCATTTTGACAACAACCCGCGAACTCGTCATCTGGAAACGGCAAAAGCATACGAAGATGTCTGGGATTAGGGAAGCAGATTTGTCCCCGCGGACTGGGGGCGATCGCCCTTGCGAGGTGCTTCATTGTCTCATTCTTCATTGGCTCCAGACAGTTGTCCGGTTAACTCAACGGCTTCAGGAAACGTTACAGGCGCGTCGATTTGAGAGCGTGGAGATTGAGAGTTTGGAGGGGGCGGGGGCAGCGGGGCGATCGCCGGACTGGGCGCAGCCTCGTCAGACGCTTGCGGCGGGGCATTAGACGCTTGCGGCTCTGCGGCTGATGGGGCGAAATTTGGCAGGGCCGAGTCAACCGCTGGGGCATCTGTGGGTGGCGGCTCGAGGGGCAGCGGAAAAGCGGGCGATGCCTCACGCTCCGGGTTTGCTTTAGTAAGCTTCTCACCTGGCGATTTTTCACCTAGCGATTTTCCACTCGGCGATTTCTCATCCGGTGAGGCTGTATCCAGAGGAGTTGCAGATAAATCGAGGGGCTTGCCAGCGCGATCGCACAGCACAATGTCCCAATGGCCGCTGGCGTTGGATTCGTAGGCGATGCGCTGCCCATCGGCGCTGATGCTGGGGTTGCGGACGCTAGCATTGAGTCCATCTGTCAGATTGCGGCGATATTGAATCTGGCGATCGTAGAGATAAATATCTTGTCGCCCCTGGCGACTGGCCGCAAACACGATGAACCGTCCATTGGCCGAAACGCTGGGATGTTCTGCGGCCATGTCGATGGCGTTGAGGCCGGGCAAATCCACCAAGCGACGATGCGGCAGGTCGTAGAGATAGACATCCTGGCTGCCGTTTCGGTCGGAAACGAAGACGAGATAATCTCCCGATAGCTGCGGCTCTTGCTGGGCAAAGGGACTGTTGAGGGTCTGCCCGCTGGCATCGGACGGTAGGTTCAGCAGGTGGGGGTAGGTGCAGCCGCCCAGCAGCAACAGGAGGGCGATCGCCAGCACCCATCGGAGATATCTCACAACATCAACCCGGGCGTATCGAACATTGATCGCTGCAATGGGCCTTGCCCTGCTGCGTCTAGTTCCATTGTTCCAGTTCTAGCGCACATCGGAGCGAATTCAGCCAGGGGCAAGGAGTCAGCATAGCACGGTCAGCCGTCCAGCAAGTCTGGCTCGATGCCGGGGCCCCGATCTAACACCTGGATCATCCATTTGCCGTCGCGGCCTAGCTCAAAAGCGACGTAGCGCCCGTCGGGGCTGATGCTGGGGTTTCGCACCCAGCCGCGATAGCCAGAGGTTAGCACCTGAGCTTGCTTGGTGATGCGATCGTAGAGTTCGACCTCTGGGCGACCACTGCCGCTGGCAACGTAGACAATATAGCGGGCGGTGTTGCTGAGGCTGGGATGTTCGGCGACAGCATCCCATCGATTCAGCCGGGGCAAATCGACAAACTGCTGCCGCTTCAGGTCATAGAGCAAAATGCCGCGATTGCCCTTGCGGTTCGAGACAAATGCCACATACTGCCCATTGCCGCTGAGGGCGGGCTGTTCGTCGGTATAGCGGCTATTGAGCGGTACGGGTGGCTCAGAGCGCTCTGGCTGAATGGCGATCGCCCGACTGCAAGCGGTGTTCAGACCCAGCAGGAGTAGCGCTAGAACCGGAAGCACGGAGCGAACAGCAGCACGGAGGGCGATCGCCTGATGGAAGCGCCGCAATCGGGCCATCATTTGACAAAACTTCCAGCCCAGCGATCGCCTAAGGGGTGTGAACCCTGCCCAGTTAAAATACAGGGACTTCCAGAACTTGCGCCAGCCCCAATGCCAATCCCAGTGCCAGGTCCCAGTCCAGACCCTAATCAAAGTTAGAAGAGTTGTCCGCCTCGTCATCGGAATAATCCACCGGCTGATAATCGACATAATCAGCCGAGGGGCGTGCAGGCTCATCATCGTCCCAGCGAGCATTGACATCCTCTACTGAGCGAGGACGGCGGGGGCGGGAACCAGAGTCTCGACTGCTCGACCGGGAACTGCTGCGGCTCGAAGCATAGTCACTGCCGTAGTCACTGGCAGAATAGCCGGAAGCGTAGTCAGAAGAATAATCGCTGCTGTAATCGGTAGACGGCTCTTCCCAAGAGCGATCGCGCCCATAGGATGAAGCGCTATAGTCGTCATCCCAAGCGTCGCGCTCTGGGCGGACGGGTGGGCGAGTCTCTCCAGAACTGCGGCGACGACGGCTAGAAGAACCAGAGCGATCGGCACTGCCGCGAATGGCGGGGCGACGGCTGCTGCTGCCGTAATCTTCCGTTGGCTCAGTGCGATAGTCGCGGCTGGCTCGGATGCGTCGGCTAGCCGGACGCTCATCTACTGCGCCCAATTCGTCTAGCTCAGCGCGATAGACGCGGCTAACCGGACGTTCATCATCTACGATTTGCCCACCCCCGCCAAAGCGCTTGGCTTGCTCGGTCGTCGCCCCCCGCAGGCGCAGCGTTTCCAGCGCAAAGGCCGTCGCTGCACCAGCCATCAGATAAAAGCCAAAGGTCAGAATCGGGTCGAGTCGCCACCCCTGGAACATCAGGATCGTTCCACACAAGAGCGACACAGCGGACAGCGCGATGTCCTGATCGCGGGCAACCTGCGGGCGAAAGTTTCGCAAGAAGTAGAGCCCAGCGCCACCGACTGCCAGAGCAATTCCCAGAAAGGCAGCCGGATTGCCGCCAAACACCACCTGTGCCAGAACGGGTTGGGGCTGTATCCAGGCGGCACTGACCATTCCCATCGCAGCGTGTCCGAAATCCACCAACATCTATAGTTTCTCCCTTAATCTGCCCTAACCCTAGCGACTCTCATCCTAACGATTTGTCAAGGAAAGCACCACCGCATCGATAAGCAGCCGTGCCCAAAGTACCTGTCTAGCTTGTCTAGCCGGTTCAGAACACTGCATTTTTATGCTAGCCCTATTAAACAAGTTTGGGCGAGACTTGCTCGCCCAGACACCTATCTCCGCGTTGCGCCGACTCGGGAGCACACAACCGGCCCGCCAAAGTCAGATCGTCAGCAGCCTCAGAGGCAGCTTCGGAATTATCCTTACAGAAGCACTAGGAGCGCTGAATTTTATCCTTTTGGCTGATAAAGATGAGACCGACTGCTGTTGGCACAACCACAATCAGGAGGCCAGCTAGCAAGCTGTAGAAGAAGTTCATCAAAGAGGGAGTCATGGGTGTTTAACCTTAAAGTTTGGCGACTTTGTTATAAACAATTCTATCGGTCGGTTAACCGCTTGAGAAGCGTTTTGCGGGAAAGGATTTTTGGTGAGGCTGCTGACGGGAGAGCGATCGCCCTAAAATGACGGCACGACAGTCGGCTAACGGACACAGGCTCAGCGTAAAATGGGAGTCGAGAGGGTTGCTAAATGTAACAATCTTGTCTGACTTTTCTCAGAAATCTGGGTTCTGGGAGCCGGTCTTTCGGGAATTTGGGTTAGCCGTTTTAGCAAATATGGCGGGTTGAGCTATGACTTCGGTGGCGATCGCTTCTTTGGTATTAAGCCTTGGGCTGGGGCTGATGATTCTCCTCTGCATTTTTCGCATCGTCCTCACCTGGTATCCCCAGATCGACCTGACCCAAATGCCATTTAAGCTGGTGGCGCTGCCAACGGAACCCTTCCTTGCGCCCACCCGAAAAATCGTCAAACCCTTTGGAGGGGTTGATATTTCCCCCATCATCTGGGTTGGCATTTTTAGCCTGCTCCGCGAACTGCTCCTAGGGCAGCAGGGCTTATTAACCATGCTCACCTATTAAGACATCTATTAAGACAGACATCTATTAAGACATCCGTAAGATACCTACTAGGACTTACGCATTTGCAATCAAATTTTCTGGGTTTTGGACGAGTTCTCGTGGTCTGCGCCCGAAAGAACTCGTCCAACTGCGTAAGTCCTAACCTAATTAAGAATTTAGAGCGGGACTAATGTGACGAGAGGAATTGTGTGTCTTCTCCCTCACGTTCTTGTTGCTTACTACCCCTGCTGTCGCCCCCTACTCTATGCCTTCCAGCAAGGTCTGCACTCGCCCATCGGGATACAGCACCACCCGCAGCGTGGCGCGGCGACCTGTGGGCAGGGGTGACACCAACGTTTCGCCCATCAGCGGCATTCCAGAGCGATCGACGTAAATGCCTGCTGCTTCGCCCAGAGGAACAACTTGCTGCACCACGCCGTTTGCAGCGACAATCACGCGATATTCCAGCGCCCGGTTCAGGTTTTCGGGCGGCTGCCAGCGAGACTGAAAGTATTGCTGTGCTTCGCCAACCTGGGGAATGCTGCCCGTGGACAAACGGGACGGGGCAGAACGCATCGCTGCGTCGGGTCGGGACGAGTCGGCAGCAAAGGAGCCGCTGGCGGCTTCAGCGTTTTCTTCTGGCAGGCCCATCACAGTTGGGTCAGGCAAATCCCCGGTTCGCGCTATTGCGGCGGGATCTTCGGGAAGCAGCACTGGAGCAGGAGCCGCCGCCGGACGCTGGACAGGTGGCTGGGGAATGACCTGGGGCGGCGCGGCTGGGACTGCTGGCGGGCGGACTGGGGCTGCCTGGGGTGCGGGCTGCGGGAGGGTGGCTTGTCCGGGAGCGGCTCCAGTAGGCGGAGTGGGCAGCGGCAGGGTGGCTCCTGGCGGAATGGTGGGGATCGGCGGCGGGCTGGGCAGCGCGGCGGGGCTGGGAACCTGGGCGGTTGCTTCAGGAAGCGTTGTGGTGCTGTAGGCTTCTGGCGCAGGCTGGTTTGCGCTCAGTTCCGATGGCTCTGCGTTTTCTGTGGCAACCGTTGCGCTGGGCGGTGCGTTCACGTCCATCACAAACTTGGCAATGCTGCCCGTCACCCCGACAGCCAGCACGGCTACCGCGGCCACCCGCAGCCATTCGGGCGATCGCCTCGTTCCCCCAACATGGGGCAAATCTACCGCTAGCGACTCGGCTGTGTAGGCATCTAGCGCCTCTGCCAGATCCACCAACTGCGTTGTGCTAAGGCGAACCGTGTCTACCGCTGCGCTCGCCGCCAGCGTCCCTAGATGCAGTTCATGGGCCAGCAGACCTAGCGGCTTCAGTTGGATGCCTTCTGCGCCAACCCGCAGGTCTACCCCGTCGCGATTGACGATTTCAAGGCCCTGAGCTGGGGTCTTGTCCTCCGGCAGACCTTGGGCGACCACTGCGACCAAGGGCGATCGCTCTGGGGCCAGCCGCAGCAGTGCCTCATCCGCCAACCCTGCATCGGAACCAAGCAGACGCGCCACATACTCGCTGACGGTTGCGTGCAGCGCTTCTAGCTGACGGCGATCGCCCTGTACCTCCAACTGCTGCTCTGTCGGGCGACGCGGATCGTCAAACCGCAGATTGAACCGCACGTTTTTCATGACCGTCTGATCAGTCCAGCGCGACAGCGCCGACCCAGTGGCCCGCACCTCTAGCGTGCAGGTTGGGGGGGTGTATCGTCGGAGAACGGCAGGTGGCATGTTAGGCGTTGGCAGTGAGGGATCAAGGGTTCGGAGGAAAATCAGGGACGGCTCTGCGGTTCACTTAGCTCGGTCAATCAGCGCCAGCCACAGCCGCCGGGGGCCATGCGGGGTGCTATAAAACAGCAGGTCGATCAGCAGCTTGAGGGCGAGGTAGGTGAGATGGTCAGGAGTCACTGCATCGTCGTCCATCCGCTCCTGATAGGTGTTGTGGAAGGTGTCGAGGTAGTCGCCCAAGAGCGCGGTTTGGTGCGGTTCGCGGCCCTGCTCGGTGAGTTGCTCTAGCAGCGTGACAGCCCGACGGATGAGTTCCTGGTGCTGCTGGGCCAGGTGGCAGATGATCAGCACGAGCGATCGCGCTTCGTCCACGTCCATGCGTTTGCGCCCTTGCCCCTTCCGCAGCGGGCTGGATTGTCGCAGCCGCCACAGCGCTACCCGATCGGCAACGACTTCCGTCAAACCTAGCGTTTCTGCTGCCTGGAGCATCGCGTCGGAGCCAATGCCCGCCAGTGCCTCTAGCGCCAGCAGCACCAAGTCAAGCTGAGCCTTGATGCTGTCTAGCTGGGCGGGGTCGGGCTGGTTGGCTAGGGGCAGCGCGTCCTGCACAGAGGCGCGGGGCTTGGTGGTCGGCGGCATAAGTCTAGACTAAGGCAGGCGTAACGCGAAGGAGACTCGGTTACAGGTCTTGAAACCAGACGCGCAGAATCAGCGGTCGAGTTCCCTCCAATCGTACCGCGTTGGCTGGAGGATCAGGCTGCAACTATGCCGATCGCCAAGTGCCGTGGAAGCCGATGGGGATGACGCTGGGCAGCCCCAGCCGGCAGATGGGGCCTGCTTCTAGGCGATCGCCCGCGTAGATCCAGACCTCGCTCTGGTGGCGATTGCCATCGTAGACCACCGTCAGCAGCCAGCCCTGAGCAGGATGCTCTGGATCGGGCGCAAAAATTGGCTCCACGACGTAGCGGCGGGGCCCGGCGGCGGCGACAGTGAGCGTGTCGGTGGTGTGGTCATAGCGGGCGATCGCCCCAAACAGCTCTCCTTGCTCCTCCGCTTTCGGTAGGTGAACCGTGAGGTAGGTGTGCTTCCAGGGCTGCCCCACGTCTCTCGGTGCAACAGTGGGAAACTCGCAGCCCCGCTCCACCACAGCGCTCATGCCCAGCACCCTGGCAGACTGCGGATCGAGGCGCAGTTCCCACAGTGTGCCCGTGGTGCGGGTGGTGGTGTGGCCTGTAGCGACTTCCTTGAGGAACTGATTCGTCGAAAAATCGGGATAGCGAACCAGATTCAGCAGGATGTCTCCCTCTGCCGTTTCTGCGCCGTTGCCTAAGTGCCACTGAAACCAGGGTTCTGCCTCGCCCCGGCTAACCAGGGACAGGCTTTCCCGATCAAAGATCCAGATTTGCGTACCCATCTCCGGCTTCCAGGCGAAGGCATCGCTGGCGCTTTGTAGATTCAGCAACAGCGGCAGCGCCTTAATCCGCACCGGATTCACCAAAAACACGAGGTATCGTCCCGCCAGCACAAAGTCATGCACCAGCGGAATACCCTCCAGCGGAATTGCCGCCCGCCGCTTCACTGTGCCATCTGCTGCACAGTGATAGAGATTTAGCACGGCGCTGTGCCCAAAGGACAAGCCAAAGTTAAAAATTTCTCCCGTGCGGCCGTCGCGCTTGGGATGGGCCGAAAAAGGCAGCCCGTCCAGTCCAGCGACGTTCTCCGCGCCGAGGGTTTCCAGGGTTTCCAGGTCGAGCGCGTGGGGCAGTCCGGCTTCCCACAGCGCCAAAAGGCGATCGCCCAGTGCCAGGACGGCGGTATTCGCCACGTTTTTAGGCGATTTGCCAAATCTTGCCCACAGCGGCCCTGGCGGGGTCATGCCGTAATTTCCAAACAGCAGCCGTCTCGCCGCTTCCTCTGCCCGATAGCCCGCCGTTTGCACATAGCGATAGGTGGCCGTAGCCGCGCCCTTGGCAAACCGCACCGCCAGAATCGCCCCGTCACCGTCGAACCAGTGTCCCATGCGCTGCCCGCCGCGCTCCAACCGCCCTGGCCCGTTGCGATAGAGCGTGCCTTGCAGTCCAAAAGGAACCTGCCCTTCTAGAACAGGCAGGGGGGTGGGCGAAAATTCTTGGGCCGTGTGCAGAACCGCTGCGGCCCAGGCAGGTGAGGATGTTGGGGAGTGGAGACTGGCAGAAACGGAACGCATAATCGCTGAAGGCTGCTAGCGATAGCGTAGCGTACTCGTGGGATACGGGGCGATTGGCAGGCTGTCTAACGGGCGATCGCTCGCTATTGCTCTTGATGATGCTCTCCCTCGATCATCCTCTACGGAGATTCCCCTTTAGTATTTGTTTTAGTATTCAACCCAGGGTTCCTCCACTAAGTCCGCTGAATCCGCAGGCGCGTCATCTGGATCATCCCCAATCGCGGCTGGCTCTGCCTCTGAGGCGGGTTCGCTCAGGTTGGCATCCGCCGCAGGAACAGGCGCTTCAACTGGGGCGATCGCCCCTTCAGCAGCAGGTGCCGGAGTCATGGGCGGAGCCACGTTTGGCTGAACAGCGGGGTTGGAAATTGCCTTCGCAGGTTCGGGAGCTTTGTGGGTTGGAGACGCCTCGGCTCCGCTGGGCAAGATTCTGGGCGAGAGGGGTTCCTCGGTGGAATAGTCGATAAAGCTGTCGCCGGGCGCATGACCCGGATCGGCGGGCGTGTCGGTAAAGGACTTGGCGGGTGCGTCAGAGGGCGAAGCGGCAGGATCTGCCGGGAGGGGAGCCTGACGATCCAGAATAATCGGTGTCTTGAGCGGCTGGTCAAACAGGGCCGAGGCTTGCTCCAGGTAGCGCAGAATGTCTTGGCCTTTATCGGCGGGGGCGATCGCCGCCTTATTCTGCTTCACCTGCACGGGCAAAAACTCCAGCCGCATCTGTTCTTCGCGCAGCGACACCTTCAGCATGGCGGTGTCATAGTCGGCTGGCTCGGTGCTGGTAGATTTGTCGGGATTTTCTGGTTGAAAGATAAAGTCGCCCAGAGAATAGGCGATCGCCCGTCCCTTGTAGATCTCTGCCCCTTGCAGCACGGTGGGATGATAGCCCACAACGAGATCGGCACCGTGGTCAATCGCAAAGCGGCAGAGCCGCATCTGGCGATCGCTCGGAAAGCTGGCCAACGCCTCGCCCCAGCGATAGTTCACCACTACCCAATCGACCTGGCTGCGAATCGCGTCGATATCCTCAGCGATTTGCTCCTCTAGCGCCGGATTGGTGCCCGCCCGCCAGAAACTTGCCGCCTGCAAGTCTGAATCGCTATACCCCAGGTAGGCAATGCGCTTGCCCCGCACCTCCACAATTTCGGGCTGGCGGGCTTCGCGGCGGTTGCGCCCCGCCCCGACCGGACGTAGCCCCTGCTGCTCTAGGGTTTGAATCGCCTGCCTGATCTGAGCAGCAGGCGTATCTGCCGACCCAGTTCCTGCGACGTGATTTCCTGCTGCCACACTTACCATCGTCAGCCCTGCATTGGGCAAGGGCGACGGTTCTGCCGCGATATCTTCCAATACGGGCGGGTCGAGCCGCGTCAGCAGCACATCGGGATAGGGATAGGGCGTAGGAGCCGCGTCTGGCACGGGGCCATGCAGAGAGGGCACGCGGAAAGGCGACTCGCTGCTAAAGGCCAGCGTTACGGTGGTGGGGTCGGGCACGGTAGAGAGGTCAGACGCGGGCCGCAGCACCGGAATCCGACCCGTTGGCGTGGTTACCGTAGGCGTTCCCGTCAGCAGGGCCACCGGATCGAGTCGTCGCATTAGCTCAACACCGCAGCCCACCAAAAACACTGCTGCCGCTGTGGTTGCCATGCGGCCAACCTGAGACGGACTGACCCGCTCTGCCGTGTCCAACAGCCGATCGACTGTGATATTAAACGCCTGCACCGTGGCATCCATTGCCGCATCGAAGGTTTGCACGGTGGACATGCCCCACGCCTGCCAATCAGGCAGGGTCAGCGTCACGGTCGGCCAGTCCATGCGGGGCAGTTCTACGGAAATGGGCGGAAGGTGAACGGTTGGAAGGTGAACGGTTGGAAGATGAACGGTTGGAAGATGAACGGTTGGAAGATGAACAGCGGGCAACGCCACCCGTGGCAGCGTTACTGCGACGGGACGGAGCGGCCGACGCTGAGCAGTCTTGCGGTGGCGTGGGCGGACTGCACGACTGGAATGAACCACCAGCGCGTTTGGGGGAGTGGTTGCCGGACGACGCGGGCGAATGGGCCGTGCCACCAGACGTTCTG contains:
- a CDS encoding YggT family protein, whose amino-acid sequence is MTSVAIASLVLSLGLGLMILLCIFRIVLTWYPQIDLTQMPFKLVALPTEPFLAPTRKIVKPFGGVDISPIIWVGIFSLLRELLLGQQGLLTMLTY
- a CDS encoding TolB family protein, with translation MMARLRRFHQAIALRAAVRSVLPVLALLLLGLNTACSRAIAIQPERSEPPVPLNSRYTDEQPALSGNGQYVAFVSNRKGNRGILLYDLKRQQFVDLPRLNRWDAVAEHPSLSNTARYIVYVASGSGRPEVELYDRITKQAQVLTSGYRGWVRNPSISPDGRYVAFELGRDGKWMIQVLDRGPGIEPDLLDG
- the psbX gene encoding photosystem II reaction center X protein: MTPSLMNFFYSLLAGLLIVVVPTAVGLIFISQKDKIQRS
- a CDS encoding chlorophyll a/b-binding protein; its protein translation is MTTETPKPNPPALDPVPQPEPAFGWTRYAEQINGRFAMIGFVALLLLELFTRQDFFTWIGLR
- a CDS encoding TolB family protein yields the protein MRYLRWVLAIALLLLLGGCTYPHLLNLPSDASGQTLNSPFAQQEPQLSGDYLVFVSDRNGSQDVYLYDLPHRRLVDLPGLNAIDMAAEHPSVSANGRFIVFAASRQGRQDIYLYDRQIQYRRNLTDGLNASVRNPSISADGQRIAYESNASGHWDIVLCDRAGKPLDLSATPLDTASPDEKSPSGKSLGEKSPGEKLTKANPEREASPAFPLPLEPPPTDAPAVDSALPNFAPSAAEPQASNAPPQASDEAAPSPAIAPLPPPPPNSQSPRSQIDAPVTFPEAVELTGQLSGANEE
- a CDS encoding succinate dehydrogenase/fumarate reductase iron-sulfur subunit, encoding MRVQFKILRQHEKLAPYTATYELEVDPGNTILDCLNRIKWEQDGGLAFRKNCRNTICGSCSMRINGRSALACKESVGSEMARLQAIAAMGDRPAEQNGHSGKAISVAASAEAGADAALHEVPTFFIAPMGNMPVIKDLVVDMQSFWDGLEAVDPYVSTAGRQVPEREFLQTPEERDRLNQTGNCILCGACYSECNAREVNPDFVGPHALAKAYRMVADSRDAQTEARLEDYNQPESGVWACTRCYYCNSVCPMEVAPLDQISKIKQEILDRKDASTSRSVRHRKVLVELVKQGGWIDERRFGLAVVGNSFRDLQGLVSLGPLGLRMLVRGKLPLRFEPSEGTGEVRSLIEAVQAVESASTPSRPPQL
- a CDS encoding trypsin-like peptidase domain-containing protein gives rise to the protein MSYFLLRQVTSGLLAFGTLGSVLLADVIVPAPTRLGARGVAQAQDIEEVNVRVYRQASPAVVSIQTQTSTGSGSIISPDGLILTNAHVVSNARQVRVILADGRRLDGEVIAFAEGGLDLAAVRVRAQNLPTVPLANPGSVEVGQRAFAIGTPFGQFQGTFTTGIVSRLDTNRGLIQTDAAINPGNSGGPLLNSQGQMIGVNSAIFSPRGTSGNTGIGFAISMDRVQPFLVAVREGRAPRTAQQAPQLGGGPNARRITLNGAPVQGVLSSSSGVLSSDGSFFNAYTFQGQAGQEVTIEMTSREVNPYLILLRPDGSDLAQDNDSAGDRNARLTAVLPETGLYTILANTFEAGETGRYRLSAITGAGSGTATTPPSPNTRVLLQVEGSLGPNSLVWAEDNSLYQEYALDGRAGQTVTITMESIEFDTYLILLDANGRVVGQNDDESPTSTNSRLTVTLPRTGTYRIIANAYDRNGRGRYVLTVR
- a CDS encoding Ycf66 family protein, coding for MGMVSAAWIQPQPVLAQVVFGGNPAAFLGIALAVGGAGLYFLRNFRPQVARDQDIALSAVSLLCGTILMFQGWRLDPILTFGFYLMAGAATAFALETLRLRGATTEQAKRFGGGGQIVDDERPVSRVYRAELDELGAVDERPASRRIRASRDYRTEPTEDYGSSSRRPAIRGSADRSGSSSRRRRSSGETRPPVRPERDAWDDDYSASSYGRDRSWEEPSTDYSSDYSSDYASGYSASDYGSDYASSRSSSRSSSRDSGSRPRRPRSVEDVNARWDDDEPARPSADYVDYQPVDYSDDEADNSSNFD